The Mammaliicoccus sciuri genome window below encodes:
- a CDS encoding C40 family peptidase gives MIKYCRVNVGTIWRSFDKAREIDRDGIMYPANIQRWLLELNLEQKLSFTEDSRIDTQILYGEKVEVVEEQDGWSYVICLEQPSKQHPKGYPGFIPTSQLGEMKAYDTHPRLRVNVPKTTLFNLDFTTKQILSFNTILPIIKKDEPFIEVDTPEGKGLISANDVEFSDESGAFEIGTMAGVIENAKRFLDLPYLWGGMSSYGYDCSGLCFQMYKSQNFHIPRDADEQYEAMTDISIASQDFLPGDLLFFSKPEDKGFLSHVGIYMGEDMMIHAPHTPKSIEIIKLSGSYYQKILAKAARLSNI, from the coding sequence TGATAAAGCTAGAGAAATTGATAGAGATGGCATCATGTATCCAGCAAATATTCAACGTTGGTTACTTGAACTTAATTTAGAACAGAAATTATCTTTTACGGAAGATAGTAGAATAGATACGCAAATACTTTATGGCGAAAAAGTAGAAGTCGTTGAAGAACAAGATGGATGGAGTTACGTTATCTGTTTAGAGCAACCGTCTAAACAGCATCCAAAGGGATATCCAGGATTTATTCCGACGAGTCAATTAGGTGAGATGAAGGCGTACGATACACATCCACGCCTTCGTGTTAATGTACCTAAGACGACATTGTTTAATTTAGATTTTACTACGAAACAAATTCTGTCATTTAATACGATTTTACCTATTATTAAGAAAGATGAGCCTTTTATTGAAGTTGATACACCTGAAGGCAAGGGTCTTATTAGTGCGAATGATGTAGAATTCAGTGATGAATCTGGTGCATTCGAAATTGGCACGATGGCAGGCGTCATTGAAAATGCGAAGCGCTTTTTAGACTTACCTTATTTATGGGGAGGAATGTCTAGCTATGGTTATGATTGTTCAGGATTATGTTTCCAAATGTACAAAAGTCAAAACTTCCACATCCCCCGAGATGCTGATGAACAATATGAAGCAATGACGGATATTTCGATAGCATCACAAGACTTTTTGCCAGGTGATTTACTGTTCTTCAGTAAACCAGAAGATAAAGGCTTTCTATCACATGTTGGCATATACATGGGAGAAGATATGATGATTCATGCACCACATACACCGAAAAGTATCGAAATCATTAAGTTATCAGGTAGTTACTATCAAAAGATATTAGCTAAAGCTGCCCGATTATCAAATATCTAA